A single region of the Nicotiana sylvestris chromosome 6, ASM39365v2, whole genome shotgun sequence genome encodes:
- the LOC104249257 gene encoding nucleobase-ascorbate transporter 6-like isoform X2 — MAGGGAAPAAKASEPVPHPPKDQLPNVSYCITSPPPWPEAILLGFQHYLVMLGTTVIIPTALVPQMGGGNEEKAQVIQTLLLVAGLNTLLQSIFGTRLPAVIGGSYTFVAPTISIILSGRWSDEDPVSRFKKIMRATQGAVIVASTVQIVLGFSGLWRNVTRLLSPLSAVPLVSLVGFGLYEFGFPGVAKCVEVGLPELVLLVIFSQYLAHLIRPGKNIFDRFAVIFTVAIVWIYAHLLTVGGAYNGKPPKTQASCRTDRAGLINGAPWISIPYPFQWGPPSFEAGEAFAMMMATFVALVESTGAFVAVARYASVTPLPPSILSRGVGWQGVGILLSGLFGTGNGSSVSVENAGLLALTRVGSRRVVQISAGFMIFFSILGFVLTTLYHQGNLEQSLLQFQHPL; from the exons ATGGCAGGAGGTGGAGCAGCTCCAGCAGCAAAGGCAAGTGAACCAGTGCCACATCCACCAAAAGATCAACTTCCCAATGTTTCTTACTGCATTACTAGTCCTCCCCCTTGGC CTGAGGCTATTCTTCTTGGATTTCAACATTATCTTGTTATGCTTGGTACCACGGTTATCATTCCTACTGCTCTTGTTCCCCAAATGGGAGGTGGAAAT GAGGAAAAAGCCCAAGTTATTCAGACATTGCTACTTGTTGCTGGGCTAAACACCTTGTTGCAGTCTATCTTTGGGACCAGACTGCCTGCTGTGATTGGAGGGTCTTATACCTTTGTTGCACCTACAATCTCGATTATCCTTTCTGGACGATGGAGTGATGAAGACCCTGTATCG AGGTTCAAGAAGATAATGCGGGCCACCCAAGGTGCAGTTATTGTTGCTTCAACCGTTCAGATTGTCCTTGGCTTCAGTGGTCTCTGGCGCAATGTTACAAG GTTATTGAGCCCTCTTTCAGCTGTTCCTTTGGTTTCTCTTGTTGGCTTTGGGCTTTATGAGTTTGGTTTTCCTGGG GTTGCCAAATGTGTTGAAGTTGGGTTGCCAGAGCTAGTCCTTTTAGTCATTTTCTCTCAG TATTTGGCCCATTTGATACGCCCAGGGAAGAATATCTTTGATCGTTTCGCCGTTATTTTCACGGTGGCCATTGTGTGGATTTATGCACACCTACTCACTGTTGGTGGGGCTTACAATGGAAAGCCACCAAAGACACAAGCAAGCTGCAGAACTGATCGTGCTGGACTTATTAATGGTGCTCCATG GATTAGTATTCCTTACCCCTTCCAATGGGGACCTCCTTCATTCGAAGCTGGTGAAGCTTTTGCTATGATGATGGCTACTTTTGTTGCCCTTGTAGAG TCCACTGGTGCTTTCGTTGCAGTTGCAAGATATGCAAGTGTCACTCCCTTGCCACCATCCATACTTAGCCGTGGTGTTGGTTGGCAG GGAGTTGGAATTTTACTATCAGGACTGTTTGGCACTGGGAATGGATCTTCTGTATCTGT TGAGAATGCTGGTCTTTTAGCACTGACACGTGTTGGCAGTAGAAGAGTTGTTCAGATATCAGCTGGGTTCATGATTTTCTTCTCAATTCTCG GATTTGTCTTGACAACACTATATCATCAGGGAAATTTGGAGCAGTCTTTGCTTCAATTCCAGCACCCATTGTAG
- the LOC104249257 gene encoding nucleobase-ascorbate transporter 6-like isoform X1 codes for MAGGGAAPAAKASEPVPHPPKDQLPNVSYCITSPPPWPEAILLGFQHYLVMLGTTVIIPTALVPQMGGGNEEKAQVIQTLLLVAGLNTLLQSIFGTRLPAVIGGSYTFVAPTISIILSGRWSDEDPVSRFKKIMRATQGAVIVASTVQIVLGFSGLWRNVTRLLSPLSAVPLVSLVGFGLYEFGFPGVAKCVEVGLPELVLLVIFSQYLAHLIRPGKNIFDRFAVIFTVAIVWIYAHLLTVGGAYNGKPPKTQASCRTDRAGLINGAPWISIPYPFQWGPPSFEAGEAFAMMMATFVALVESTGAFVAVARYASVTPLPPSILSRGVGWQGVGILLSGLFGTGNGSSVSVENAGLLALTRVGSRRVVQISAGFMIFFSILGKFGAVFASIPAPIVGALYCLFFAYVGAGGLGFLQFCNLNIFRTKFILGFSVFLGLSIPQYFNEYTAVAGYGPVHTHARWFNDMVNVPFQSKAFVAGVVAYFLDNTMHKKDGQTRKDRGKHWWDKFKSFKTDTRSEEFYSLPFNLNKYFPSV; via the exons ATGGCAGGAGGTGGAGCAGCTCCAGCAGCAAAGGCAAGTGAACCAGTGCCACATCCACCAAAAGATCAACTTCCCAATGTTTCTTACTGCATTACTAGTCCTCCCCCTTGGC CTGAGGCTATTCTTCTTGGATTTCAACATTATCTTGTTATGCTTGGTACCACGGTTATCATTCCTACTGCTCTTGTTCCCCAAATGGGAGGTGGAAAT GAGGAAAAAGCCCAAGTTATTCAGACATTGCTACTTGTTGCTGGGCTAAACACCTTGTTGCAGTCTATCTTTGGGACCAGACTGCCTGCTGTGATTGGAGGGTCTTATACCTTTGTTGCACCTACAATCTCGATTATCCTTTCTGGACGATGGAGTGATGAAGACCCTGTATCG AGGTTCAAGAAGATAATGCGGGCCACCCAAGGTGCAGTTATTGTTGCTTCAACCGTTCAGATTGTCCTTGGCTTCAGTGGTCTCTGGCGCAATGTTACAAG GTTATTGAGCCCTCTTTCAGCTGTTCCTTTGGTTTCTCTTGTTGGCTTTGGGCTTTATGAGTTTGGTTTTCCTGGG GTTGCCAAATGTGTTGAAGTTGGGTTGCCAGAGCTAGTCCTTTTAGTCATTTTCTCTCAG TATTTGGCCCATTTGATACGCCCAGGGAAGAATATCTTTGATCGTTTCGCCGTTATTTTCACGGTGGCCATTGTGTGGATTTATGCACACCTACTCACTGTTGGTGGGGCTTACAATGGAAAGCCACCAAAGACACAAGCAAGCTGCAGAACTGATCGTGCTGGACTTATTAATGGTGCTCCATG GATTAGTATTCCTTACCCCTTCCAATGGGGACCTCCTTCATTCGAAGCTGGTGAAGCTTTTGCTATGATGATGGCTACTTTTGTTGCCCTTGTAGAG TCCACTGGTGCTTTCGTTGCAGTTGCAAGATATGCAAGTGTCACTCCCTTGCCACCATCCATACTTAGCCGTGGTGTTGGTTGGCAG GGAGTTGGAATTTTACTATCAGGACTGTTTGGCACTGGGAATGGATCTTCTGTATCTGT TGAGAATGCTGGTCTTTTAGCACTGACACGTGTTGGCAGTAGAAGAGTTGTTCAGATATCAGCTGGGTTCATGATTTTCTTCTCAATTCTCG GGAAATTTGGAGCAGTCTTTGCTTCAATTCCAGCACCCATTGTAGGTGCTTTGTATTGCCTTTTCTTTGCTTATGTAG GCGCCGGAGGCTTAGGCTTCCTTCAGTTCTGCAATCTTAATATCTTCCGCACCAAGTTTATATTAGGGTTCTCTGTCTTCCTGGGTTTGTCCATCCCACAGTACTTCAATGAGTATACTGCCGTTGCTGGTTATGGACCTGTTCACACACATGCAAGATGG TTCAACGACATGGTCAATGTGCCCTTTCAATCGAAAGCTTTTGTGGCGGGTGTTGTGGCTTATTTCCTGGACAACACGATGCACAAAAAGGATGGCCAGACACGAAAGGACAGAGGCAAGCACTGGTGGGACAAGTTCAAGTCCTTCAAGACTGACACAAGAAGTGAGGAATTCTACTCCCTCCCTTTCAATCTAAACAAGTATTTCCCATCTGTGTGA